A section of the Roseovarius sp. W115 genome encodes:
- the rpmB gene encoding 50S ribosomal protein L28 has protein sequence MSRRCELTGKGPMVGNNSSHANNKTRRRYLPNLNDTTLQSETLGRGIKLRISAAALRSVDHRGGLDAFLAKAKDSELSDRALKVKKEIAKAQAANA, from the coding sequence ATGTCGCGCCGCTGCGAACTGACCGGAAAAGGCCCGATGGTTGGCAACAACTCGAGCCACGCAAACAACAAGACCCGGCGCCGTTACCTGCCGAACCTGAACGATACGACGCTGCAGTCCGAAACGCTCGGCCGTGGCATCAAACTGCGGATCTCAGCTGCGGCTCTGCGCAGCGTAGACCATCGCGGCGGCCTCGACGCGTTTTTGGCCAAAGCCAAGGACTCCGAACTCTCGGACCGCGCGCTCAAAGTGAAAAAAGAAATCGCCAAAGCGCAGGCCGCGAACGCCTGA
- the rpoZ gene encoding DNA-directed RNA polymerase subunit omega: MARVTTEDCVDKVPNRFDLVMLAAHRAREISAGSPITVDRDNDKNPVVALREIAEETQPADDLRERLIESNQNQIEVDEPEEDSMALLMGDEAEKPAEDDMSEEKLLRALMEAQGQG, translated from the coding sequence ATGGCCCGCGTCACAACAGAAGATTGCGTTGATAAGGTCCCGAACCGGTTTGATCTGGTCATGCTGGCGGCTCATCGTGCGCGTGAGATTTCCGCTGGCTCTCCGATCACTGTGGATCGTGACAATGACAAGAACCCGGTTGTGGCCCTGCGCGAGATCGCAGAAGAGACCCAGCCGGCGGATGACCTGCGGGAACGTCTGATTGAATCGAACCAGAACCAGATCGAAGTGGACGAGCCTGAAGAGGACTCGATGGCGCTTTTGATGGGGGATGAGGCCGAGAAGCCCGCCGAAGATGATATGTCCGAAGAAAAACTGCTTCGGGCGTTGATGGAGGCGCAGGGGCAGGGCTAA
- a CDS encoding RelA/SpoT family protein has product MIAADNLIDLVRAYNPKTDENLIRDAFEFGRDMHEGQYRHSGEPYFTHPVSVAAILAEQRLDDATIVTALLHDTIEDTRASFDIVAQRFGREVADLVDGVTKLTNLQLSSTETQQAENFRKLFMAMSKDLRVILVKVADRLHNMRTIRAMRPEKQLKKARETMDIYAPLAGRMGMQWMREELEDLAFRVINPEARASIMRRFITLQKEAGDVIERITGDMRAELQGAGLEADILGRAKKPYSIWRKMQEKEMGFSRLSDIYGFRVVTGSEEDCYRLLGVIHRRWRAVPGRFKDYISQPKSNGYRSIHTTVSGRDGKLVEVQVRTRQMHEVAETGVAAHWSYKDGERAENPFAVDPAKWISSLTEQFDAEEDHEDFLEAVKLEMYSDQVFCFTPKGDVIKLPRGATPIDFAYAIHTRIGNACVGAKVDGMRVPLWTRIKNGQSVDVITADGQTPQATWLDIATTGKARAAIRRALRELDRDRYIRLGRELARAAFEHVGKKPTDKALERAAKTLRLKNHDEVLARLGSAELTAQQVLNAVYPDLSPGTGAEVRWDRAVIGLAPDQRFDRAPCCQPLPGERIVGITYRGKGVVVHAIDCATLQSFEEQPERWVDLHWHGGRHPAVYDVTLDVTIGNDAGVLGRICTLIGEQKANISDLTFIDRKPDFYRLMVDVELRDAEHLHGVISVVEAESDVAAVERFRDVALGLGNGSEPGKNE; this is encoded by the coding sequence ATGATTGCTGCCGATAACCTGATTGATCTGGTTCGCGCCTATAACCCCAAAACCGACGAAAACTTGATTCGCGATGCCTTTGAGTTTGGCCGCGACATGCATGAGGGGCAGTACCGGCATTCCGGTGAGCCGTATTTCACGCATCCTGTGTCTGTCGCCGCCATATTGGCCGAACAGCGGCTTGATGATGCAACGATTGTCACGGCGCTTTTGCATGACACGATTGAAGATACGCGCGCCTCGTTTGATATCGTGGCGCAGCGCTTTGGCCGGGAAGTGGCCGATCTTGTGGATGGCGTCACGAAACTGACCAATCTGCAGCTGTCGAGCACGGAAACCCAGCAGGCTGAAAACTTTCGCAAGCTTTTTATGGCGATGTCGAAAGATCTGCGTGTCATTCTGGTGAAGGTCGCTGACCGTTTGCATAACATGCGCACGATCCGGGCCATGCGTCCGGAAAAACAGCTCAAGAAAGCGCGCGAGACTATGGATATCTATGCGCCTCTGGCAGGGCGTATGGGCATGCAATGGATGCGCGAAGAGCTAGAGGATCTGGCGTTTCGGGTGATCAATCCTGAGGCACGGGCCTCGATCATGCGGCGGTTTATCACGCTTCAGAAGGAAGCAGGCGATGTGATCGAGAGGATCACCGGAGATATGCGCGCAGAGCTGCAGGGCGCAGGGCTGGAAGCCGATATTCTGGGGCGGGCAAAAAAACCCTACTCAATCTGGCGCAAGATGCAGGAAAAGGAGATGGGCTTTTCCCGGCTGAGCGATATTTACGGGTTTCGCGTGGTCACTGGGTCGGAAGAGGATTGTTATCGCCTGCTCGGCGTCATTCACCGCCGCTGGCGCGCGGTGCCGGGGCGGTTCAAGGACTATATCAGCCAGCCTAAGTCAAACGGATATCGGTCTATTCACACCACGGTTTCCGGACGGGACGGCAAGCTCGTCGAGGTGCAGGTACGCACGCGGCAGATGCATGAAGTGGCCGAGACCGGTGTTGCGGCGCATTGGTCCTATAAGGATGGTGAGCGGGCGGAGAATCCGTTTGCGGTGGATCCGGCGAAATGGATCTCATCCCTGACTGAACAGTTTGATGCCGAGGAAGACCACGAGGATTTCCTCGAAGCGGTCAAGCTTGAGATGTATTCGGACCAGGTATTCTGCTTCACGCCCAAGGGGGATGTGATCAAGCTACCGCGGGGCGCAACCCCGATTGATTTTGCCTATGCGATCCACACGCGAATTGGCAATGCCTGTGTCGGGGCCAAAGTGGACGGGATGCGCGTGCCGCTTTGGACGCGGATCAAGAACGGACAGTCGGTCGATGTCATCACCGCGGACGGGCAGACGCCACAGGCGACATGGCTGGATATCGCGACCACCGGCAAGGCGCGTGCTGCGATCCGGCGGGCCCTACGTGAGCTGGACCGGGATCGCTATATCAGGCTTGGGCGCGAGTTGGCGCGCGCTGCCTTTGAGCATGTGGGCAAGAAGCCTACGGACAAGGCATTGGAACGGGCGGCCAAGACGCTTCGTTTGAAAAACCACGATGAGGTTCTGGCGCGGCTGGGCAGTGCAGAATTGACGGCTCAACAAGTTTTGAACGCGGTTTATCCCGACTTGTCGCCGGGTACTGGCGCCGAAGTGCGCTGGGATCGTGCGGTGATCGGTCTTGCCCCGGATCAGCGATTTGATCGCGCACCCTGTTGTCAGCCTTTGCCTGGGGAACGCATTGTCGGGATCACCTATCGTGGCAAGGGTGTTGTCGTGCATGCCATTGACTGTGCAACGCTGCAGTCTTTTGAAGAACAACCGGAACGCTGGGTGGACCTGCATTGGCATGGCGGACGACATCCGGCGGTTTATGATGTCACGCTGGATGTCACGATTGGCAACGATGCGGGTGTACTTGGGCGGATTTGCACATTGATTGGAGAGCAGAAGGCCAATATCTCTGACTTGACGTTCATAGATCGAAAACCGGATTTTTACCGGCTGATGGTTGACGTCGAACTGAGAGATGCAGAACACCTGCATGGGGTGATTTCTGTTGTGGAAGCTGAGAGCGATGTGGCCGCGGTTGAGCGGTTCAGGGATGTCGCACTTGGTTTGGGCAATGGGTCTGAGCCTGGAAAGAACGAGTAA
- a CDS encoding DUF2062 domain-containing protein → MVFKRRDKLPWWKATLQFLWPKSGWSRAFQYVKHRVRRLPDPPHRIARGIFAGVFVTFSPFFGLHFFLAAGLAWIMRGNIVASLLATFVGNPVTFLAIGASSLQTGYFLLGIRNVPEFHEHGTLGTKFVDAGRDLKDNIWAMFTEARADWTRLDIFYDEVFFPYMVGGVIPGLISGIIAYYLSLPVIQAYQNRRKGRLKAKLDAFKEKAAEKKVKSKAKDSGVSGGPNV, encoded by the coding sequence GTGGTCTTTAAGCGCCGAGACAAGCTGCCCTGGTGGAAGGCCACATTGCAATTTCTGTGGCCCAAGAGCGGTTGGTCGCGCGCTTTCCAATATGTCAAACATCGGGTTCGTCGCTTGCCAGACCCACCTCACAGGATCGCGCGTGGAATTTTTGCGGGCGTCTTTGTCACTTTTTCTCCCTTCTTTGGGCTGCACTTCTTTCTGGCTGCCGGGTTGGCGTGGATTATGCGGGGCAATATCGTTGCGTCGCTCTTGGCGACGTTTGTCGGCAATCCGGTCACGTTTCTGGCGATTGGCGCATCGTCGTTGCAAACCGGATATTTCCTCTTGGGGATCCGCAATGTGCCAGAGTTCCACGAGCACGGTACTTTGGGGACAAAGTTTGTCGATGCGGGGCGAGATCTGAAAGACAATATTTGGGCGATGTTTACTGAGGCGCGCGCGGATTGGACGCGGCTTGATATTTTCTATGACGAGGTGTTTTTTCCGTACATGGTGGGTGGGGTTATTCCAGGCCTTATATCAGGAATTATTGCTTATTATCTGAGCCTTCCGGTTATTCAGGCCTATCAGAACCGTCGCAAAGGGCGGCTTAAGGCAAAACTAGACGCCTTTAAGGAAAAAGCAGCTGAGAAGAAGGTGAAATCCAAGGCTAAGGACAGCGGTGTGTCGGGTGGGCCAAACGTTTGA